In Methanococcoides sp. LMO-2, a single window of DNA contains:
- the rnhB gene encoding ribonuclease HII: protein MKIVGIDEAGKGPVIGPMCIGGVRIDKSKSNAFKNLGVADSKKLSPKKREHLAGQIKKYADDYFVFEVSPGQIDELRKLMSMNDIMVLGFGNVIEKLRGDEIYVDAADVKEERFGKRLLDNYMKEHPDAAAPKIVSKHGADDLFPVVSAASIVAKVRRDELIEDLKKEIGIDFGSGYPSDPKTKKFLQDWYGEHGSLPDIVRHSWKTAQNIVGK, encoded by the coding sequence ATGAAGATAGTGGGAATCGATGAAGCCGGAAAAGGGCCTGTAATAGGTCCTATGTGCATTGGTGGCGTGAGGATAGATAAGAGTAAGAGCAACGCCTTTAAGAATCTCGGGGTTGCCGATTCAAAGAAACTTTCGCCCAAAAAGAGAGAGCATCTTGCAGGTCAGATTAAGAAGTATGCAGATGACTATTTTGTATTCGAGGTCTCACCCGGTCAGATCGATGAGCTCCGCAAACTGATGAGCATGAACGATATCATGGTGCTTGGCTTTGGGAATGTTATCGAGAAGCTCCGGGGTGATGAGATCTATGTGGATGCCGCGGATGTAAAGGAGGAACGGTTCGGAAAGCGCCTTCTTGATAATTATATGAAAGAACATCCCGATGCAGCTGCTCCAAAGATCGTCTCAAAGCACGGTGCAGATGACCTTTTCCCGGTTGTGTCCGCAGCTTCCATTGTGGCAAAGGTCAGGCGTGATGAGCTTATAGAGGATCTCAAAAAGGAGATCGGTATTGATTTTGGAAGTGGATATCCCTCTGATCCCAAGACCAAGAAGTTCCTTCAGGACTGGTATGGTGAGCATGGTTCCCTGCCGGATATCGTCAGGCATTCCTGGAAGACCGCACAGAACATTGTCGGGAAGTAA
- a CDS encoding type II secretion system F family protein — MTEDISREKGREDEIQEDIPDMFDDAEDQENFQDSTSEYDSNSDSISYSDPEFSDEAENPDVTNVSSVKRKVSFLDNIKNKISGGPKKDSGTFDKFFDRLTIFKKIPFALLGDRIQARKEKYENLQVQLYQARVPLSYEMYVSNAIFYSVLCCIFGVILGLILSYIVVSVVGLPDTLTNLHFSQSTSWILQFKSLFVSFFITVLFAAMIGGATYGLFMLYPGFKAGERKGDIDRHLPYAVTFMYALSKGGMNIIEVFRLLARSEDTYGEVSKEIDAILREMDYFGHDLRTAISNISDITPSERFQDLMQNLLTIIDSGGSIPRYFQDKSDQYLQKSIVDQKGFLETLALLAESYVTAFVAGPLFIIILGVMMAVMGSGSETMVYAIIYAVLPIGSLMFVVMISIITPSESGEPDELPTSLILDHGIPQVPEYLEPVYDGAGELIDETEEKVHERELYEDLASSKKSLAMRNFLMNPLVPLVDKPLYTLAITLPIAFLAILIPFWINKGNLYTTTDIVAFIDDYIVLGLFMVIVPLAIFHEVKSHRKKSLEKQFPDFLKKLASTNETGMTLRDSIKLMANSGKGSFGREVHRIWRDIFWGMNVNDSLIRFANRLRTHVIARSMTLITKANESSGDVGEVLLVAARDAASEQAMKRERSMNMMIYIVIIYIAFFVFVGVIYVISTTFLAEMANAGEKMAEAGTQAGGFLGNFDLDAYTRLFMHASLLQGLSSGLMAGAMGEGNVLSGLKHSIVMITIGYLIFTLFV; from the coding sequence GTGACAGAAGACATATCCCGGGAAAAGGGCCGTGAAGACGAGATTCAGGAAGATATTCCTGATATGTTCGATGATGCTGAAGATCAGGAGAATTTTCAGGATTCTACTTCAGAATATGATTCCAATTCAGATTCGATTTCATATTCCGACCCTGAATTCTCAGATGAGGCTGAAAATCCCGATGTTACCAATGTTTCTTCAGTTAAGCGAAAGGTTTCTTTCTTGGACAATATAAAAAACAAGATCTCCGGAGGACCAAAAAAGGATTCCGGTACGTTTGATAAGTTCTTCGATCGCCTTACTATCTTCAAAAAGATACCTTTTGCATTACTTGGTGACAGGATACAGGCAAGGAAAGAGAAATATGAAAATTTACAGGTGCAGCTTTACCAGGCACGTGTGCCACTTTCATATGAGATGTATGTCTCGAATGCGATCTTCTATTCCGTGCTTTGCTGTATATTCGGAGTTATTCTTGGTTTGATCCTTTCATATATTGTTGTCAGTGTGGTCGGGCTTCCCGATACCCTCACAAATCTTCATTTCAGCCAGTCCACTTCCTGGATACTGCAATTTAAATCGTTGTTCGTTAGCTTTTTTATAACGGTTCTGTTTGCTGCAATGATCGGTGGTGCTACCTATGGCCTGTTCATGCTTTACCCCGGATTTAAAGCCGGAGAACGTAAAGGCGATATAGACAGGCATTTGCCCTATGCTGTGACTTTCATGTATGCCCTCTCTAAGGGTGGAATGAACATCATAGAGGTATTCAGGCTCCTTGCCCGCTCCGAGGATACTTACGGGGAAGTATCGAAGGAGATCGATGCCATCCTTCGTGAGATGGACTACTTCGGACACGACCTGAGAACAGCTATCTCGAATATTAGTGATATCACACCTTCGGAAAGGTTCCAGGACCTTATGCAGAACCTGCTGACCATCATAGACAGTGGTGGAAGTATTCCGCGTTATTTCCAGGACAAATCTGATCAGTATCTACAGAAATCCATTGTGGACCAGAAAGGTTTCCTTGAGACCCTGGCATTGCTGGCAGAATCCTATGTGACCGCATTCGTTGCAGGTCCTCTCTTTATTATCATACTTGGTGTCATGATGGCTGTAATGGGTTCCGGCTCAGAGACAATGGTATATGCCATAATCTATGCAGTGTTGCCTATCGGTTCGCTCATGTTCGTCGTGATGATAAGCATCATCACCCCAAGTGAGAGTGGTGAGCCTGATGAACTGCCTACTTCCCTGATCCTTGACCATGGCATCCCTCAGGTACCTGAATATCTTGAACCGGTCTATGATGGGGCAGGTGAGCTTATTGATGAGACCGAGGAAAAGGTACATGAAAGGGAATTGTATGAGGATCTCGCAAGTTCCAAGAAATCACTGGCAATGAGAAATTTCCTGATGAACCCTCTCGTTCCATTGGTTGACAAACCACTTTATACACTCGCTATCACTTTGCCAATTGCATTCCTTGCAATTCTTATCCCATTCTGGATAAACAAAGGAAACCTGTATACAACAACTGACATCGTTGCTTTTATTGATGATTATATCGTGCTTGGTCTCTTCATGGTGATAGTTCCTCTTGCTATTTTCCACGAGGTAAAATCCCACAGGAAGAAGAGTCTTGAGAAACAGTTCCCTGATTTCCTCAAAAAACTTGCCAGTACTAATGAGACCGGAATGACCCTGCGTGATTCCATAAAGCTCATGGCAAATTCAGGAAAAGGCAGCTTTGGAAGAGAAGTTCACAGGATATGGAGGGACATCTTCTGGGGAATGAACGTAAATGATTCCCTTATCAGGTTTGCCAACAGGCTGAGGACGCATGTGATCGCCCGTTCAATGACCCTTATCACAAAGGCCAACGAATCAAGCGGTGATGTGGGTGAAGTACTTCTGGTAGCCGCACGTGATGCTGCATCAGAACAGGCCATGAAGCGTGAGCGTTCAATGAACATGATGATTTATATCGTCATCATTTACATTGCGTTCTTCGTGTTCGTTGGTGTCATATATGTTATCTCCACAACCTTCCTGGCAGAGATGGCAAATGCCGGCGAAAAGATGGCTGAAGCCGGTACTCAGGCCGGAGGTTTCCTCGGGAACTTTGACCTTGATGCATACACTCGCCTTTTCATGCACGCTTCCCTTCTCCAGGGATTAAGCTCAGGTCTTATGGCAGGTGCAATGGGTGAAGGAAATGTACTTTCAGGACTTAAACACTCAATTGTCATGATCACAATCGGCTATCTTATATTCACCCTGTTCGTATGA
- a CDS encoding type II/IV secretion system ATPase subunit yields MVNEAEKNLNDSRTDGIEDADQKNAVENNPDATISGDSVQDIDEEDIEAVILTPRSRSRTHSERPPEMNDPGSDSDEEFGILLPRSENFGRPEKESRSNEGDWKPKGGYPQGFEPVTVDPEEFELSANRQQSVTESVPKMHIELTDEGSGADEPAPELSDAFGESESKGIDAEKGASEEELQEGAVPADDEESAPVEKIGIKDKIKNLFRRENEEVEPYDPEVHEPLSEFTGVEGYEEIERYWIWEPYVFIVILYNEDLNDHIYYIVEPSLSDFEIVFLTEIEDRLHNELLVEDIDETEDREVVLEKEIRDIIKDYAIEVTPAMLEKVFYYIKRDFIRFGKIDALMNDNSIEDISGNGHSKPIFLYHRTYQNIATNIIFDEKELNSFIIQLAQKSGKHISVADPMVDATMPDGSRIQMTLGTSVTTHGSTFTIRKFSDVPITPVDLLKWGTFSSECMAYLWLCIENNKSLIYAGGTASGKTSSLNAVSLFIPEKAKIISLEDTRELKLPHPNWIPGVTRDSFTADDRGSVDMYDLLKAALRQRPEYLLVGEVRGKEALTLFQAMSTGHTTFSTMHADSVPSAIHRLENPPISVPRNMIQALDIMCIQAQTYSMGKRVRRNLKVVEIIDIDPNTRNVRTNDVFVWDSSTDTFHRTGDSKALMDIRMRRGWGAADVNRELRNRQRILEYMVDNDVDDFKEISGIINAYQSTPEKVLKELNML; encoded by the coding sequence ATGGTGAATGAGGCAGAAAAAAACCTGAATGACAGCAGGACTGATGGCATTGAAGATGCAGACCAGAAGAATGCCGTTGAAAATAACCCTGATGCGACCATATCAGGGGATAGTGTTCAAGATATTGATGAAGAAGACATTGAAGCAGTTATATTGACACCAAGGAGCAGGTCTAGAACACATTCTGAACGTCCTCCTGAAATGAATGATCCTGGCAGTGATTCCGATGAGGAGTTCGGCATCCTTTTGCCACGCTCTGAGAACTTTGGTCGCCCTGAAAAAGAATCCAGGTCAAATGAAGGGGACTGGAAACCTAAGGGTGGTTATCCTCAGGGGTTTGAACCTGTTACTGTTGATCCCGAAGAATTTGAATTATCTGCAAACAGGCAGCAAAGTGTGACAGAATCTGTCCCGAAAATGCACATTGAGCTTACAGATGAGGGCAGTGGAGCTGATGAGCCGGCTCCGGAACTTTCAGATGCGTTCGGAGAAAGTGAGTCCAAAGGCATTGATGCCGAAAAAGGAGCTTCTGAAGAAGAGCTTCAGGAAGGAGCTGTACCTGCAGATGATGAGGAATCCGCTCCTGTAGAAAAGATCGGTATCAAGGACAAGATCAAGAACCTTTTCAGAAGGGAAAATGAAGAGGTAGAGCCTTATGATCCGGAAGTCCATGAACCACTCTCTGAGTTTACAGGCGTCGAAGGTTATGAGGAAATTGAACGGTACTGGATCTGGGAGCCTTATGTCTTTATTGTTATTCTTTATAATGAGGATCTAAATGATCACATATACTATATTGTCGAGCCTTCACTCTCTGATTTTGAAATTGTGTTCCTGACCGAAATAGAGGACCGCCTTCACAACGAGCTTCTTGTAGAGGACATTGATGAGACTGAGGACAGGGAAGTAGTTCTTGAAAAAGAGATCCGTGACATCATCAAGGATTATGCTATCGAGGTAACTCCTGCGATGCTCGAAAAGGTGTTCTACTATATTAAGCGTGATTTCATCAGGTTCGGCAAGATCGATGCTTTGATGAATGATAATTCAATAGAAGATATCTCCGGTAATGGGCACAGCAAGCCGATATTCCTTTATCACCGGACATACCAGAACATTGCTACCAACATCATCTTTGATGAAAAGGAGCTTAACTCTTTCATAATCCAGCTTGCCCAGAAGAGCGGAAAGCACATCTCTGTGGCAGATCCTATGGTTGATGCGACCATGCCGGACGGTTCGAGGATCCAGATGACACTGGGTACCAGTGTTACGACGCATGGAAGTACATTTACTATCAGGAAGTTCAGTGATGTCCCTATCACTCCGGTAGACCTGCTGAAGTGGGGAACATTCTCTTCGGAATGCATGGCATATCTATGGTTATGCATTGAGAACAACAAGAGCCTGATCTATGCCGGTGGTACTGCATCCGGTAAGACCTCTTCGTTGAATGCTGTGTCACTGTTCATACCTGAAAAGGCTAAGATAATTTCCCTTGAAGATACAAGGGAACTGAAATTACCTCATCCAAACTGGATCCCGGGTGTTACAAGGGATTCCTTCACGGCGGACGACCGTGGTTCTGTGGATATGTATGACCTTCTTAAAGCCGCACTTCGTCAGCGTCCGGAATACCTCCTTGTGGGAGAAGTTCGTGGTAAAGAAGCACTTACCTTGTTCCAGGCAATGTCCACAGGTCACACGACCTTCTCGACAATGCACGCCGATTCCGTACCATCGGCTATCCACAGGCTTGAGAACCCGCCTATAAGTGTTCCACGTAACATGATACAGGCACTGGATATCATGTGTATCCAGGCACAGACCTATTCCATGGGCAAGCGTGTGAGAAGGAACCTTAAGGTCGTGGAGATCATTGACATTGATCCGAATACACGTAATGTCAGGACAAATGATGTTTTCGTATGGGATTCTTCCACTGATACTTTCCACAGGACAGGAGATTCAAAAGCCCTGATGGATATACGTATGAGAAGAGGCTGGGGCGCAGCGGACGTTAACCGGGAACTGAGGAACAGACAGCGCATACTGGAATATATGGTAGATAATGATGTTGATGATTTCAAAGAGATCTCAGGTATTATCAATGCCTACCAGTCCACACCGGAAAAGGTGCTGAAGGAACTGAATATGTTATGA
- the pheT gene encoding phenylalanine--tRNA ligase subunit beta: protein MPIITLQYEDLESLTRSDKDTIIDRVPMIGADIERIEKESIDIEFFPDRPDLYSVEGVARAMRGFMNIETGLCQYDVTPSDIKIELDDQIGNVRPVLGCAVVRGIKFTSSSIKSLMDLQESLHWGLGRNRKKVSIGVHDMANITPPFKYQAVDPDFKFVPLDFTEPMTMDQILAEHPKGVRFADILEGMDKYPLITDSKGDVLSFPPIINGTLTRVEESTTDLFIDVTGLGDAVYTALNIVVTALAERGGKVESVNIVYPDGTEKVTPDMTPRDLKLPRAEIDELIGVELTNEEIINELERMGFGASLADDGENFDIQVPSYRADILHNFDVIEDIAIGYGFDKIQSEFPKNATVGSAHPISLTSSAMREIMVSLGYSEVMPFTLTSQKVHFEWMCREETDDVTFVLHPISEDQTMVRTTILPNLMEIFSLNQHHELPQRIFEVGEVVVNAKNRLHLSAASIHAQANFTEIREVLDAVMRERDIAYEVTESTDPAFIEGRRADIIVDGRKIGAMGELYPGVIVNFGLGQPVVAFEIDLSE from the coding sequence ATGCCAATAATTACCTTACAATATGAGGATCTGGAATCACTCACACGTTCAGACAAGGATACGATCATTGACCGCGTACCAATGATAGGTGCGGACATCGAGCGTATTGAAAAAGAATCCATAGATATTGAGTTCTTCCCCGACCGCCCTGACCTCTACAGTGTGGAAGGAGTAGCAAGGGCCATGCGTGGATTCATGAACATCGAAACCGGCCTTTGCCAGTATGATGTGACACCATCGGATATTAAGATTGAGCTTGATGACCAGATCGGGAACGTACGTCCGGTACTTGGCTGCGCAGTTGTAAGGGGGATCAAGTTCACATCCAGTTCCATCAAATCCCTGATGGACCTGCAGGAATCCCTCCACTGGGGTCTTGGAAGGAACAGGAAGAAGGTATCCATTGGCGTCCATGATATGGCAAACATCACACCGCCATTCAAGTACCAGGCAGTAGATCCTGATTTTAAGTTCGTGCCTCTTGACTTCACAGAGCCAATGACAATGGACCAGATCCTTGCCGAGCATCCAAAGGGAGTCCGCTTTGCCGATATCCTTGAAGGAATGGACAAGTATCCGCTTATCACTGATTCAAAGGGAGATGTCCTTTCATTCCCACCAATCATTAACGGAACACTCACAAGAGTGGAAGAGAGCACAACAGACCTGTTCATTGATGTGACCGGTCTGGGAGACGCTGTCTATACCGCACTCAACATTGTAGTGACCGCTCTTGCAGAGAGAGGTGGCAAGGTCGAATCTGTGAATATCGTATATCCTGATGGAACTGAGAAAGTAACCCCTGACATGACACCTCGAGACCTCAAGCTCCCAAGGGCTGAGATCGATGAACTGATCGGCGTGGAACTTACCAACGAGGAGATCATCAACGAGCTTGAAAGAATGGGATTCGGTGCAAGCCTTGCTGACGATGGGGAGAACTTCGACATACAGGTCCCATCATACAGGGCTGACATACTGCACAACTTCGATGTGATCGAGGATATTGCCATAGGATACGGTTTTGACAAGATCCAGAGCGAGTTCCCGAAGAATGCCACAGTCGGTAGTGCTCACCCGATCTCACTTACAAGCAGTGCAATGCGTGAGATAATGGTAAGCCTGGGATACTCAGAAGTAATGCCTTTTACACTCACCAGCCAGAAGGTGCACTTTGAGTGGATGTGCCGTGAAGAGACAGATGATGTTACTTTCGTACTCCACCCCATAAGCGAGGACCAGACAATGGTCAGAACCACCATCCTGCCAAACCTCATGGAGATCTTCTCCCTGAACCAGCACCATGAGCTGCCACAGCGCATCTTTGAGGTAGGAGAGGTAGTTGTGAACGCAAAGAACAGGCTCCACCTTTCAGCCGCTTCAATTCATGCGCAGGCAAACTTCACAGAGATCAGGGAAGTCCTGGACGCTGTGATGAGGGAAAGGGACATCGCATACGAAGTTACCGAATCAACCGACCCTGCATTTATCGAAGGCAGGCGTGCTGACATCATTGTAGATGGCAGGAAGATCGGAGCAATGGGCGAACTCTATCCCGGAGTTATCGTCAACTTTGGCCTTGGCCAGCCGGTCGTTGCTTTTGAGATCGACCTTTCAGAATAA
- a CDS encoding rhomboid family intramembrane serine protease produces MKSGIKDEISKFHFLNVGWKDTDIFLLFLFIPSLLLILFILPDYLKFDHFILFPLDPKIETLFLSNYVHSSYSHLMGNMIFYLVIMFLIINFETNRRFFITSFLLFSFVLPFIVSFSMVYFIGLPFPVQGYSGIVSALVAYLMFAFYRYCKKYYYPKIGHEFIYFLIFLNLFLVLFHLNVPVYMYLAISLLLLVTAYINRPFFDYVSTKLHSYFGSGITRSSSNFIVIYALLVYLLLLYFLIGLPLLIPEEVVNESGIINSLGHYTGYVFGLLSTLMLERFNEVF; encoded by the coding sequence ATGAAATCTGGAATCAAAGATGAGATCAGCAAATTCCATTTCCTTAACGTAGGGTGGAAGGATACTGACATCTTTCTTCTGTTCCTTTTTATCCCGTCTCTTCTTCTGATCCTGTTCATTCTGCCGGATTACCTGAAGTTTGACCACTTTATTCTCTTCCCGTTGGATCCAAAGATCGAGACACTATTTTTGTCCAACTATGTCCATTCCTCGTATTCCCACCTCATGGGAAATATGATATTTTATTTGGTCATTATGTTCCTTATTATCAATTTCGAGACCAACAGGAGATTTTTCATTACATCGTTCCTGTTGTTTTCTTTTGTCCTGCCATTCATTGTTTCATTTTCAATGGTGTATTTCATTGGTCTTCCATTTCCTGTTCAGGGATATTCAGGGATCGTAAGTGCTCTGGTAGCTTACCTGATGTTCGCTTTCTACAGGTATTGCAAGAAATATTATTATCCTAAGATCGGGCATGAGTTCATTTATTTCTTAATTTTTCTGAACCTATTCCTGGTTCTTTTTCATTTGAATGTACCCGTTTACATGTATCTGGCAATTTCCCTGCTTCTGCTGGTAACTGCTTACATCAACAGGCCTTTTTTTGATTATGTTTCTACGAAGCTCCATTCGTATTTCGGATCCGGCATTACACGGAGCTCATCAAATTTTATTGTGATCTATGCCCTGCTGGTTTATCTGCTCCTTTTATATTTCCTGATAGGTCTGCCTTTGCTGATACCTGAAGAGGTCGTAAATGAATCCGGTATCATCAATAGTCTGGGGCATTACACCGGCTATGTATTCGGGTTATTGTCCACTCTTATGCTTGAGCGTTTCAATGAGGTATTCTAA
- a CDS encoding sulfite exporter TauE/SafE family protein produces the protein MDPIFYIAIVFFLSILFSFLGMGGAIIYVPLLYWLGMDLLTAITIALLLNVVTTFSASITYIKKKMVDFHTAAPFIAASAIAAPFGALISQSVPENTTLNVFSLIVALAGFTMIFSKRIGKSERGLKASQKKRLILGISLGLFIGILAGMLGIGGGTFLVPALLLLGFGIKEAPATSALVVLFSSLFGFLSHIGNLQIDLFLLAGMGLTALVGGQIGSRLMYLRHERLRIFFESYFSRILGVVLILISVAIRYSLMGK, from the coding sequence ATGGACCCAATTTTCTACATTGCCATCGTTTTCTTCCTTTCTATCCTTTTCTCATTCCTGGGAATGGGTGGTGCCATAATCTATGTACCGCTTCTATACTGGCTTGGAATGGACCTTTTGACCGCGATCACCATCGCTTTGCTGTTGAATGTGGTTACAACATTTTCAGCATCCATAACCTATATCAAAAAAAAGATGGTGGATTTTCACACTGCAGCCCCCTTCATCGCAGCTTCGGCCATCGCTGCGCCATTCGGGGCTTTAATATCACAGTCTGTTCCTGAAAATACAACCCTGAATGTGTTTAGTCTTATAGTGGCACTTGCAGGTTTTACCATGATATTCTCGAAGAGGATCGGAAAATCTGAACGAGGTTTAAAAGCCAGTCAGAAGAAACGTTTGATCCTTGGCATATCTCTCGGGCTTTTCATTGGTATCCTTGCAGGTATGCTGGGGATCGGTGGTGGTACATTCCTGGTCCCTGCGCTTCTGCTTCTGGGATTTGGAATAAAGGAAGCACCAGCCACATCCGCTCTAGTGGTCCTTTTCTCATCCCTCTTTGGTTTTCTCTCCCATATTGGCAATTTGCAGATCGATCTTTTCTTGCTTGCCGGAATGGGCCTGACAGCACTGGTGGGCGGTCAGATAGGTTCGCGCCTGATGTATCTTCGCCATGAAAGGCTTCGTATATTCTTTGAGAGTTATTTCAGCAGAATATTGGGTGTTGTGTTAATTCTTATTTCGGTGGCGATCCGGTATTCCCTCATGGGGAAATAA
- a CDS encoding TrkA family potassium uptake protein, with the protein MITNEHLIVLGYGDVGKRIIEVFIENGVHFTVVDKTGAGFSNVNFDYVIGDGTDESVLKEAGIEEASTVIITLNIDTEAIFATLMARGLKPDCIIFSRANSVNSIDKLYKAGADYVGSLSIVAGQLLAKITSTCTKPECYQFYEDIVLYEGIEIQKYQLKEGSSMVGNSIGYLDIVGKFDCRIIGVERSGSVTTSLPSSFVLEVGDTIAVVGNREQIEKFRNVFIKQD; encoded by the coding sequence ATGATAACCAATGAACATTTGATCGTACTTGGCTATGGTGACGTTGGCAAACGTATAATTGAAGTATTTATTGAGAACGGTGTTCATTTCACAGTGGTAGACAAAACCGGGGCAGGATTTTCAAACGTCAATTTTGATTATGTAATTGGTGACGGGACTGATGAATCTGTTCTCAAAGAGGCAGGCATTGAAGAAGCATCAACAGTGATCATCACCTTGAATATCGATACTGAAGCCATCTTTGCAACTCTTATGGCACGTGGTCTCAAGCCTGATTGCATAATATTCTCCCGTGCGAATTCGGTGAATTCCATTGATAAGCTCTACAAGGCCGGTGCGGATTATGTCGGATCGCTTTCCATTGTAGCCGGTCAATTGCTTGCGAAGATCACATCCACCTGTACAAAACCGGAATGCTATCAGTTTTATGAGGATATTGTGCTCTACGAAGGCATTGAGATCCAGAAGTACCAGCTTAAAGAAGGCTCTTCCATGGTTGGTAATAGCATAGGCTATCTTGATATTGTAGGCAAGTTCGACTGCCGTATCATAGGTGTGGAAAGAAGTGGCTCTGTGACCACGTCTCTTCCTTCTTCCTTCGTTCTGGAGGTGGGGGATACCATCGCAGTTGTTGGAAACAGGGAGCAGATCGAAAAGTTCAGGAATGTCTTCATTAAACAGGATTAA
- a CDS encoding potassium channel family protein gives MRYPKFLTSSIAAYIGMSIAVVVVYMLIFMHLMVYEGQYEYATLINALYWVIASVTTVGYGDIVFMSEIGKIFSIIVQVSGIPLFFGILITLVITPWFEKTMKLPLAVKVPKKFSDHIIVCGYNPLVETLVEEFREQNTSFVIVSEDEEALRKLTKENISCIYGDPADEITLENANVNSARFLIANQSDNENANIVLTARKVSQVRIIAVAEDASKIKYLKYAGADRVISPKLVLGRFFAKKAVDPYLGVLFGTTEFFDGCRIIEFPIYSKSELIGKTLAQANVQEKTGATIVGLRKGGQLTFNINPADIIKENTVIIAVGTMEQLQRLGKLTD, from the coding sequence ATGAGATATCCAAAATTCCTGACTTCATCAATTGCAGCTTATATTGGCATGTCAATTGCTGTTGTTGTGGTCTATATGCTGATCTTCATGCATCTTATGGTGTACGAGGGGCAGTATGAGTATGCCACTCTGATAAATGCGCTTTACTGGGTTATTGCTTCCGTAACTACGGTTGGTTATGGGGATATAGTCTTCATGTCAGAGATCGGGAAGATCTTTTCCATAATTGTTCAGGTATCAGGAATTCCATTGTTCTTTGGAATACTGATCACGCTGGTCATTACCCCATGGTTCGAGAAGACCATGAAGCTCCCTCTGGCTGTCAAGGTGCCAAAGAAGTTCTCGGATCATATCATTGTATGCGGTTATAATCCTCTTGTGGAGACCCTTGTGGAGGAGTTCAGAGAACAGAACACAAGCTTTGTCATTGTGTCGGAAGATGAAGAAGCTCTTCGAAAACTGACCAAAGAGAATATCTCCTGTATCTATGGTGACCCTGCTGATGAGATCACACTTGAAAATGCTAACGTAAATTCCGCACGTTTTCTCATTGCGAACCAGTCGGACAATGAGAATGCGAACATAGTCCTTACTGCAAGAAAAGTAAGTCAGGTCAGGATAATTGCCGTAGCAGAGGATGCTTCCAAGATAAAGTACCTGAAGTATGCGGGTGCTGATCGTGTAATTTCGCCTAAACTGGTCCTGGGCCGCTTTTTTGCAAAGAAGGCAGTTGATCCTTATCTTGGTGTGCTTTTCGGGACCACTGAGTTCTTTGACGGCTGCAGGATCATAGAGTTCCCTATTTACTCAAAAAGCGAATTGATCGGAAAGACGCTTGCACAGGCAAATGTGCAGGAAAAGACCGGAGCTACCATTGTAGGATTAAGAAAAGGCGGTCAGCTCACTTTTAACATCAACCCTGCTGATATCATTAAAGAGAACACTGTAATTATTGCAGTAGGTACCATGGAACAGCTTCAGAGACTGGGTAAACTGACCGATTAA